The proteins below are encoded in one region of Rana temporaria chromosome 2, aRanTem1.1, whole genome shotgun sequence:
- the ORMDL2 gene encoding ORM1-like protein 2: MNVGVAHSEVNPNTRVLNSRGIWLAYIILVGFLHIILLSFPFFSVPVVWTLTNVIHNFVMYLFLHTVKGTPFETPDQGKARLLTHWEQMDYGIQFTSSRKFLTITPIVLYLLASFYTKYDVVHFLINTLSLISVLLPKLPQFHGVRIFGINKY; this comes from the exons ATGAATGTTGGGGTGGCTCACAGTGAAGTGAACCCCAACACACGGGTGTTGAACAGTCGAGGAATATGGCTGGCTTACATTATTCTAGTGGGTTTTCTTCACATAATCCTCCTGAGCTTTCCCTTCTTCAGTGTTCCTGTTGTCTGGACCCTGACTAATGTCATTCACAATTTT GTCATGTACCTATTTCTGCACACGGTGAAGGGGACTCCATTTGAAACCCCTGACCAGGGTAAAGCACGACTTCTCACTCACTGGGAGCAAATGGATTATGGAATCCAATTTACATCCTCTCGCAAGTTCCTCACCATAACCCCAATTGTTTT ATATCTCCTTGCAAGTTTTTATACCAAATATGATGTAGTCCATTTCCTTATCAACACTTTGTCATTGATCAGCGTCCTCCTTCCAAAACTTCCACAGTTCCATGGCGTCAGGATATTTGGGATAAACAAATACTGA